The following are encoded in a window of Vespula vulgaris chromosome 8, iyVesVulg1.1, whole genome shotgun sequence genomic DNA:
- the LOC127065902 gene encoding phosphatidate phosphatase LPIN3 isoform X1: MYSMNYIGKFISNFRDFYNEINAATLTGAIDVVVVEQADGSFTCSPFHVRFGKLGVLRSREKVVDIEINGEPRQIHMKLGDSGEAFFVEEVSSSGSPTDTEIPPHLACSPIPDDNCFPSNRFNPLSDLPQEQRDKILIDSVLSIEREKWEQMSALPPEEREKFLIEQFSDLPAEHREKWLQIASLTLEERDEMFKQSFGTISTLQKQQMIREQYSALKLEEKERLFKENFPELPAEQRHKFEKALLSDWKQKDDEKWENKTNTLKTDEEEIFDMDGINDDDSQPIASVPKSFVAVTSEDKIRKISVVKNDFIPISNDSQDNEKGKSSYESNSCLNKQRIRKIGVVTNDFIPIMDDSQRSSKEKSSDESNSSSNKKLSRDETGEESKMNNSTKRKRKRKSIMRKKGSQRKTSNGSSSQTEMSETDITATEESHCESTLKGPSPVVEIDTKKDSPNLLTSTEEILEKRPETDFHFFSDTEITKNQDSRPCSPVQSDTEFEMRKITQEGSEQDDKALQQSWKWGELPSPPPDSTHPSHRNSVNSSVVTPQSNDTEAHRSMLSGMFSFMKKTSRVRHNPESEGIYLSDLNADELDPEVAALYFPSSHRGATVVKDAKVVDEEDTESGNGPSIPQSPNSVEGAIGGPKSLDSDFEEPKNSVFDSNFEISLSLCGGLDSENGPSKEAFHQNLLHYEDICSDPKLYDNPNLVVKINNKYYNWTTACPIVMTYAVFQRHLPQNAIENIYAQCMPLLIHGDKKQQSTGKAEGRTGYSSWFSWGRSTAQPKKSQEISQVDGPLIGEHSEQVIECKEANAIEEIPSAEINTDLKTDQISTIISETMETRGLRNTPTDNLITKTEKSCEREGEGYSGSEDSDSNQNDMQGVKIPIERRSYYESTEKYRKTLRLSSEQIASLNLKEGPNEVVFSVTTAYQGTTRCKCHIYRWRWDDKIVISDIDGTITKSDVLGHILPIVGKDWAQSGVAQLFTKIKNNGYKLLYLSARAIGQAKVTREYLKSIRQGDLSLPEGPLLLNPTSLISAFHREVIEKKPEEFKISCLSDIQALFPEGSKPFYAGYGNRINDVWAYRAVGIPIMRIFTINHRGELKHELTQTFQSSYSNMSVIVDHLFPAWREEAADEFSNFAYWREPILELPKLEAHFMQSQMV, from the exons ATGTACAGTATGAACTACATCGGGAAATTCATTAGTAATTTTCGGGACttttacaatgaaattaatGCTGCAACGCTCACTGGTGCGATcgacgttgtcgtcgtcgaacAAGCGGATGGATCTTTTACCTGTTCACCGTTTCACGTTCGCTTCGGCAAACTCGGCGTTCTtcgttcgagagagaaagtg gtgGACATTGAAATAAATGGAGAACCAAGACAAATCCATATGAAACTGGGAGACTCTGGCGAAGCTTTCTTTGTTGAAGAAGTGAGTTCAAGCGGTTCACCTACGGACACAGAAATTCCACCTCACTTGGCTTGTTCGCCAATTCCCGATGACAACTGTTTTCCATCAAATAGATTTAATCCATTATCTGATCTTCCCCAAGAGCAGAGGGACAAGATACTCATAGATTCGGTTCTATCGATAGAGCGAGAAAAATGGGAACAAATGTCTGCTTTGCCGcctgaagaaagagagaaatttttaattgaacaGTTCTCTGATCTTCCTGCAGAACATCGTGAAAAATGGCTTCAAATTGCATCTTTGACACTGGAGGAACGAGATGAAATGTTTAAACAAAGTTTTGGTACTATATCTACTTTGCAAAAGCAACAGATGATTCGTGAGCAATATTCCGCTTTAAAgttagaagaaaaggaaagattgtTTAAGGAAAACTTTCCGGAACTTCCTGCAGAACAAAGGCATAAGTTTGAGAAAGCATTGTTAAGTGACTGGAAACAAAAGGACGATGAAAAATGGGAGAATAAAACTAATACATTAAAGActgatgaagaagaaatttttgataTGGATGGTATCAATGATGATGATTCACAGCCTATAGCATCTGTACCAAAATCCTTTGTAGCTGTTACATCTGAGGATAAAATCCGTAAAATCAGTGTTGTGAAGAATGACTTTATACCTATATCTAATGATTCGCAGGAtaatgagaaaggaaaatcaAGTTATGAATCAAATTCATGTCTTAATAAGCAGAGGATTCGTAAAATTGGTGTTGTTACTAATGACTTTATTCCTATAATGGATGATTCACAGAGAAGCAGTAAAGAAAAGTCAAGTGACGAATCAAATTCATCCTCGAATAAGAAACTCTCAAGAGATGAAACTGGCGAAGAAtctaaaatgaataattctactaagagaaagagaaagaggaagagcaTCATGAGAAAGAAGGGATCGCAAAGAAAAACGAGTAATGGTAGCAGCAGCCAAACTGAAATGAGTGAAACTGACATTACTGCTACTGAAGAATCTCACTGTGAATCT ACCTTAAAGGGACCTAGTCCAGTGGTAGAAATTGATACAAAGAAGGACTCTCCAAATCTTTTAACTTCTACTGAAGAAATTTTGGAAAAACGTCCAGAAACTGACTTCCATTTCTTCAGTGATACAGAAATTACAAA GAACCAAGATTCTAGGCCATGTTCACCCGTACAGTCAGATACAGAATTTGAAATGCGTAAAATCACGCAAGAAGGTAGTGAACAAGATGATAAGGCTCTTCAACAGAGTTGGAAATGGGGCGAATTACCTAGTCCACCACCTGATTCCACTCATCCATCTCATAGAAATTCAGTAAATTCTTCAGTTGTAACTCCTCAATCCAATGATA CAGAGGCGCATCGATCTATGCTCAGTGGTATGTTCTCGTTTATGAAGAAGACCTCTCGTGTGAGGCATAATCCAGAATCCGAAGGAATTTACCTTAGTGATTTAAATGCTGATGAATTGGATCCTGAAGTTGCTGCTCTATATTTCCCCTCATCTCATCGTGGAGCAACCGTGGTAAAAG atGCAAAAGTAGTAGATGAAGAAGACACTGAATCTGGTAATGGACCAAGCATTCCTCAGAGTCCTAACAGCGTTGAAGGAGCTATTGGCGGTCCGAAGTCGTTAGATAGTGATTTTGAAGAACCTAAAAATTCTGTATTTGACAGTAATTTTGAAATTAGCCTTTCTTTGTGCGGTGGTTTGGATAGCGAAAATGGTCCATCCAAAGAAGCATTTCACCAGAATTTACTTCATTATGAAGATATTTGCTCCGATCcaaaattatatgataatcCTAATTTGGTGgtgaaaatcaataataaatattataattggaCTACAGCTTGTCCAATTGTCATGACATATGCTGTCTTTCAAAGACATCTACCACAGAATgctattgaaaatatatatgcgcAATGCATGCCATTGCTAATACATGGagataaaaaacaacaaaGTACTGGAAAGGCTGAAGGTCGTACTGGTTACAGTTCATGGTTTTCATGGGGAAGATCTACTGCTCAACCTAAAAAATCGCAGGAAATAAGTCAAG ttgaTGGACCGCTAATTGGAGAACATTCTGAGCAAGTAATTGAGTGTAAAGAAGCAAATGCGATAGAAGAAATACCATCTGCAGAAAT TAACACTGATCTTAAGACTGATCAAATCTCAACGATTATTTCTGAAACTATGGAAACACGTGGATTAAGAAATACACCTACTGATAATTTGATCACAAAGACTGAGAAATCATGTGAGAGAGAAGGCGAAGGATATAGCGGTAGTGAAGATTCCGATAGCAATCAAAACGATATGCAAGGTGTTAAAATACCAATAGAAAGAAGATCGTATTATGAATCTACtgagaaatatcgaaaaactTTGAGACTGTCATCTGAACAGATC GCGAGTTTGAATTTAAAAGAGGGCCCTAATGAGGTAGTGTTCAGTGTTACGACGGCTTATCAAGGTACTACTCGTTGTAAATGTCATATCTATAGATGGAGATGGGATGATAAAATTGTTATCTCAGACATTGATGGCACTATTACAAAGTCTGACGTTCTTGGTCACATTTTACCAATAGTTGGCAAGGATTGGGCTCAGTCTGGGGTTGCTCAATTATTTACCAAGATTAAGAACAAtggttataaattattgtatctCTCAGCGAGAGCAATAGGTCAGGCTAAAGTCACAAGGGAATATCTAAAAAGTATTAGACAGGGAGATTTGTCTCTACCTGAGGGTCCTTTGCTTTTAAATCCAACCAGTTTAATTTCTGCATTCCATCGAGAagttattgaaaagaaaccggaagaatttaaaatatcttgTCTCAGCGATATTCAAGCACTATTTCCAGAAGGCTCTAAACCATTCTATGCTGGTTATGGTAACCGTATTAAT gatGTTTGGGCATATAGAGCTGTAGGCATTCCTATTATGAGAATTTTTACTATAAATCATAGAGGAGAACTGAAACACGAGTTGACGCAAACATTCCAATCCTC ATATTCAAACATGAGCGTCATAGTAGATCATCTCTTCCCAGCTTGGCGTGAGGAAGCTGCAGATGAATTCAGTAACTTTGCATATTGGAGAGAGCCAATTCTTGAATTACCTAAGCTTGAGGCCCATTTTATGCAAAGTCAGATGGTTTAA
- the LOC127065902 gene encoding phosphatidate phosphatase LPIN3 isoform X4, with translation MYSMNYIGKFISNFRDFYNEINAATLTGAIDVVVVEQADGSFTCSPFHVRFGKLGVLRSREKVVDIEINGEPRQIHMKLGDSGEAFFVEEVSSSGSPTDTEIPPHLACSPIPDDNCFPSNRFNPLSDLPQEQRDKILIDSVLSIEREKWEQMSALPPEEREKFLIEQFSDLPAEHREKWLQIASLTLEERDEMFKQSFGTISTLQKQQMIREQYSALKLEEKERLFKENFPELPAEQRHKFEKALLSDWKQKDDEKWENKTNTLKTDEEEIFDMDGINDDDSQPIASVPKSFVAVTSEDKIRKISVVKNDFIPISNDSQDNEKGKSSYESNSCLNKQRIRKIGVVTNDFIPIMDDSQRSSKEKSSDESNSSSNKKLSRDETGEESKMNNSTKRKRKRKSIMRKKGSQRKTSNGSSSQTEMSETDITATEESHCESTLKGPSPVVEIDTKKDSPNLLTSTEEILEKRPETDFHFFSDTEITKNQDSRPCSPVQSDTEFEMRKITQEGSEQDDKALQQSWKWGELPSPPPDSTHPSHRNSVNSSVVTPQSNDTEAHRSMLSGMFSFMKKTSRVRHNPESEGIYLSDLNADELDPEVAALYFPSSHRGATVVKDAKVVDEEDTESGNGPSIPQSPNSVEGAIGGPKSLDSDFEEPKNSVFDSNFEISLSLCGGLDSENGPSKEAFHQNLLHYEDICSDPKLYDNPNLVVKINNKYYNWTTACPIVMTYAVFQRHLPQNAIENIYAQCMPLLIHGDKKQQSTGKAEGRTGYSSWFSWGRSTAQPKKSQEISQVDGPLIGEHSEQVIECKEANAIEEIPSAEINTDLKTDQISTIISETMETRGLRNTPTDNLITKTEKSCEREGEGYSGSEDSDSNQNDMQGVKIPIERRSYYESTEKYRKTLRLSSEQIASLNLKEGPNEVVFSVTTAYQGTTRCKCHIYRWRWDDKIVISDIDGTITKSDVLGHILPIVGKDWAQSGVAQLFTKIKNNGYKLLYLSARAIGQAKVTREYLKSIRQGDLSLPEGPLLLNPTSLISAFHREVIEKKPEEFKISCLSDIQALFPEGSKPFYAGYGNRINDVWAYRAVGIPIMRIFTINHRGELKHELTQTFQSSYFGCATLGIFL, from the exons ATGTACAGTATGAACTACATCGGGAAATTCATTAGTAATTTTCGGGACttttacaatgaaattaatGCTGCAACGCTCACTGGTGCGATcgacgttgtcgtcgtcgaacAAGCGGATGGATCTTTTACCTGTTCACCGTTTCACGTTCGCTTCGGCAAACTCGGCGTTCTtcgttcgagagagaaagtg gtgGACATTGAAATAAATGGAGAACCAAGACAAATCCATATGAAACTGGGAGACTCTGGCGAAGCTTTCTTTGTTGAAGAAGTGAGTTCAAGCGGTTCACCTACGGACACAGAAATTCCACCTCACTTGGCTTGTTCGCCAATTCCCGATGACAACTGTTTTCCATCAAATAGATTTAATCCATTATCTGATCTTCCCCAAGAGCAGAGGGACAAGATACTCATAGATTCGGTTCTATCGATAGAGCGAGAAAAATGGGAACAAATGTCTGCTTTGCCGcctgaagaaagagagaaatttttaattgaacaGTTCTCTGATCTTCCTGCAGAACATCGTGAAAAATGGCTTCAAATTGCATCTTTGACACTGGAGGAACGAGATGAAATGTTTAAACAAAGTTTTGGTACTATATCTACTTTGCAAAAGCAACAGATGATTCGTGAGCAATATTCCGCTTTAAAgttagaagaaaaggaaagattgtTTAAGGAAAACTTTCCGGAACTTCCTGCAGAACAAAGGCATAAGTTTGAGAAAGCATTGTTAAGTGACTGGAAACAAAAGGACGATGAAAAATGGGAGAATAAAACTAATACATTAAAGActgatgaagaagaaatttttgataTGGATGGTATCAATGATGATGATTCACAGCCTATAGCATCTGTACCAAAATCCTTTGTAGCTGTTACATCTGAGGATAAAATCCGTAAAATCAGTGTTGTGAAGAATGACTTTATACCTATATCTAATGATTCGCAGGAtaatgagaaaggaaaatcaAGTTATGAATCAAATTCATGTCTTAATAAGCAGAGGATTCGTAAAATTGGTGTTGTTACTAATGACTTTATTCCTATAATGGATGATTCACAGAGAAGCAGTAAAGAAAAGTCAAGTGACGAATCAAATTCATCCTCGAATAAGAAACTCTCAAGAGATGAAACTGGCGAAGAAtctaaaatgaataattctactaagagaaagagaaagaggaagagcaTCATGAGAAAGAAGGGATCGCAAAGAAAAACGAGTAATGGTAGCAGCAGCCAAACTGAAATGAGTGAAACTGACATTACTGCTACTGAAGAATCTCACTGTGAATCT ACCTTAAAGGGACCTAGTCCAGTGGTAGAAATTGATACAAAGAAGGACTCTCCAAATCTTTTAACTTCTACTGAAGAAATTTTGGAAAAACGTCCAGAAACTGACTTCCATTTCTTCAGTGATACAGAAATTACAAA GAACCAAGATTCTAGGCCATGTTCACCCGTACAGTCAGATACAGAATTTGAAATGCGTAAAATCACGCAAGAAGGTAGTGAACAAGATGATAAGGCTCTTCAACAGAGTTGGAAATGGGGCGAATTACCTAGTCCACCACCTGATTCCACTCATCCATCTCATAGAAATTCAGTAAATTCTTCAGTTGTAACTCCTCAATCCAATGATA CAGAGGCGCATCGATCTATGCTCAGTGGTATGTTCTCGTTTATGAAGAAGACCTCTCGTGTGAGGCATAATCCAGAATCCGAAGGAATTTACCTTAGTGATTTAAATGCTGATGAATTGGATCCTGAAGTTGCTGCTCTATATTTCCCCTCATCTCATCGTGGAGCAACCGTGGTAAAAG atGCAAAAGTAGTAGATGAAGAAGACACTGAATCTGGTAATGGACCAAGCATTCCTCAGAGTCCTAACAGCGTTGAAGGAGCTATTGGCGGTCCGAAGTCGTTAGATAGTGATTTTGAAGAACCTAAAAATTCTGTATTTGACAGTAATTTTGAAATTAGCCTTTCTTTGTGCGGTGGTTTGGATAGCGAAAATGGTCCATCCAAAGAAGCATTTCACCAGAATTTACTTCATTATGAAGATATTTGCTCCGATCcaaaattatatgataatcCTAATTTGGTGgtgaaaatcaataataaatattataattggaCTACAGCTTGTCCAATTGTCATGACATATGCTGTCTTTCAAAGACATCTACCACAGAATgctattgaaaatatatatgcgcAATGCATGCCATTGCTAATACATGGagataaaaaacaacaaaGTACTGGAAAGGCTGAAGGTCGTACTGGTTACAGTTCATGGTTTTCATGGGGAAGATCTACTGCTCAACCTAAAAAATCGCAGGAAATAAGTCAAG ttgaTGGACCGCTAATTGGAGAACATTCTGAGCAAGTAATTGAGTGTAAAGAAGCAAATGCGATAGAAGAAATACCATCTGCAGAAAT TAACACTGATCTTAAGACTGATCAAATCTCAACGATTATTTCTGAAACTATGGAAACACGTGGATTAAGAAATACACCTACTGATAATTTGATCACAAAGACTGAGAAATCATGTGAGAGAGAAGGCGAAGGATATAGCGGTAGTGAAGATTCCGATAGCAATCAAAACGATATGCAAGGTGTTAAAATACCAATAGAAAGAAGATCGTATTATGAATCTACtgagaaatatcgaaaaactTTGAGACTGTCATCTGAACAGATC GCGAGTTTGAATTTAAAAGAGGGCCCTAATGAGGTAGTGTTCAGTGTTACGACGGCTTATCAAGGTACTACTCGTTGTAAATGTCATATCTATAGATGGAGATGGGATGATAAAATTGTTATCTCAGACATTGATGGCACTATTACAAAGTCTGACGTTCTTGGTCACATTTTACCAATAGTTGGCAAGGATTGGGCTCAGTCTGGGGTTGCTCAATTATTTACCAAGATTAAGAACAAtggttataaattattgtatctCTCAGCGAGAGCAATAGGTCAGGCTAAAGTCACAAGGGAATATCTAAAAAGTATTAGACAGGGAGATTTGTCTCTACCTGAGGGTCCTTTGCTTTTAAATCCAACCAGTTTAATTTCTGCATTCCATCGAGAagttattgaaaagaaaccggaagaatttaaaatatcttgTCTCAGCGATATTCAAGCACTATTTCCAGAAGGCTCTAAACCATTCTATGCTGGTTATGGTAACCGTATTAAT gatGTTTGGGCATATAGAGCTGTAGGCATTCCTATTATGAGAATTTTTACTATAAATCATAGAGGAGAACTGAAACACGAGTTGACGCAAACATTCCAATCCTC GTATTTTGGTTGTGCCACACTTGGTATCTTCTTATGA
- the LOC127065902 gene encoding phosphatidate phosphatase LPIN2 isoform X5: MYSMNYIGKFISNFRDFYNEINAATLTGAIDVVVVEQADGSFTCSPFHVRFGKLGVLRSREKVVDIEINGEPRQIHMKLGDSGEAFFVEEVSSSGSPTDTEIPPHLACSPIPDDNCFPSNRFNPLSDLPQEQRDKILIDSVLSIEREKWEQMSALPPEEREKFLIEQFSDLPAEHREKWLQIASLTLEERDEMFKQSFGTISTLQKQQMIREQYSALKLEEKERLFKENFPELPAEQRHKFEKALLSDWKQKDDEKWENKTNTLKTDEEEIFDMDGINDDDSQPIASVPKSFVAVTSEDKIRKISVVKNDFIPISNDSQDNEKGKSSYESNSCLNKQRIRKIGVVTNDFIPIMDDSQRSSKEKSSDESNSSSNKKLSRDETGEESKMNNSTKRKRKRKSIMRKKGSQRKTSNGSSSQTEMSETDITATEESHCESTLKGPSPVVEIDTKKDSPNLLTSTEEILEKRPETDFHFFSDTEITKNQDSRPCSPVQSDTEFEMRKITQEGSEQDDKALQQSWKWGELPSPPPDSTHPSHRNSVNSSVVTPQSNDNAKVVDEEDTESGNGPSIPQSPNSVEGAIGGPKSLDSDFEEPKNSVFDSNFEISLSLCGGLDSENGPSKEAFHQNLLHYEDICSDPKLYDNPNLVVKINNKYYNWTTACPIVMTYAVFQRHLPQNAIENIYAQCMPLLIHGDKKQQSTGKAEGRTGYSSWFSWGRSTAQPKKSQEISQVDGPLIGEHSEQVIECKEANAIEEIPSAEINTDLKTDQISTIISETMETRGLRNTPTDNLITKTEKSCEREGEGYSGSEDSDSNQNDMQGVKIPIERRSYYESTEKYRKTLRLSSEQIASLNLKEGPNEVVFSVTTAYQGTTRCKCHIYRWRWDDKIVISDIDGTITKSDVLGHILPIVGKDWAQSGVAQLFTKIKNNGYKLLYLSARAIGQAKVTREYLKSIRQGDLSLPEGPLLLNPTSLISAFHREVIEKKPEEFKISCLSDIQALFPEGSKPFYAGYGNRINDVWAYRAVGIPIMRIFTINHRGELKHELTQTFQSSYSNMSVIVDHLFPAWREEAADEFSNFAYWREPILELPKLEAHFMQSQMV; encoded by the exons ATGTACAGTATGAACTACATCGGGAAATTCATTAGTAATTTTCGGGACttttacaatgaaattaatGCTGCAACGCTCACTGGTGCGATcgacgttgtcgtcgtcgaacAAGCGGATGGATCTTTTACCTGTTCACCGTTTCACGTTCGCTTCGGCAAACTCGGCGTTCTtcgttcgagagagaaagtg gtgGACATTGAAATAAATGGAGAACCAAGACAAATCCATATGAAACTGGGAGACTCTGGCGAAGCTTTCTTTGTTGAAGAAGTGAGTTCAAGCGGTTCACCTACGGACACAGAAATTCCACCTCACTTGGCTTGTTCGCCAATTCCCGATGACAACTGTTTTCCATCAAATAGATTTAATCCATTATCTGATCTTCCCCAAGAGCAGAGGGACAAGATACTCATAGATTCGGTTCTATCGATAGAGCGAGAAAAATGGGAACAAATGTCTGCTTTGCCGcctgaagaaagagagaaatttttaattgaacaGTTCTCTGATCTTCCTGCAGAACATCGTGAAAAATGGCTTCAAATTGCATCTTTGACACTGGAGGAACGAGATGAAATGTTTAAACAAAGTTTTGGTACTATATCTACTTTGCAAAAGCAACAGATGATTCGTGAGCAATATTCCGCTTTAAAgttagaagaaaaggaaagattgtTTAAGGAAAACTTTCCGGAACTTCCTGCAGAACAAAGGCATAAGTTTGAGAAAGCATTGTTAAGTGACTGGAAACAAAAGGACGATGAAAAATGGGAGAATAAAACTAATACATTAAAGActgatgaagaagaaatttttgataTGGATGGTATCAATGATGATGATTCACAGCCTATAGCATCTGTACCAAAATCCTTTGTAGCTGTTACATCTGAGGATAAAATCCGTAAAATCAGTGTTGTGAAGAATGACTTTATACCTATATCTAATGATTCGCAGGAtaatgagaaaggaaaatcaAGTTATGAATCAAATTCATGTCTTAATAAGCAGAGGATTCGTAAAATTGGTGTTGTTACTAATGACTTTATTCCTATAATGGATGATTCACAGAGAAGCAGTAAAGAAAAGTCAAGTGACGAATCAAATTCATCCTCGAATAAGAAACTCTCAAGAGATGAAACTGGCGAAGAAtctaaaatgaataattctactaagagaaagagaaagaggaagagcaTCATGAGAAAGAAGGGATCGCAAAGAAAAACGAGTAATGGTAGCAGCAGCCAAACTGAAATGAGTGAAACTGACATTACTGCTACTGAAGAATCTCACTGTGAATCT ACCTTAAAGGGACCTAGTCCAGTGGTAGAAATTGATACAAAGAAGGACTCTCCAAATCTTTTAACTTCTACTGAAGAAATTTTGGAAAAACGTCCAGAAACTGACTTCCATTTCTTCAGTGATACAGAAATTACAAA GAACCAAGATTCTAGGCCATGTTCACCCGTACAGTCAGATACAGAATTTGAAATGCGTAAAATCACGCAAGAAGGTAGTGAACAAGATGATAAGGCTCTTCAACAGAGTTGGAAATGGGGCGAATTACCTAGTCCACCACCTGATTCCACTCATCCATCTCATAGAAATTCAGTAAATTCTTCAGTTGTAACTCCTCAATCCAATGATA atGCAAAAGTAGTAGATGAAGAAGACACTGAATCTGGTAATGGACCAAGCATTCCTCAGAGTCCTAACAGCGTTGAAGGAGCTATTGGCGGTCCGAAGTCGTTAGATAGTGATTTTGAAGAACCTAAAAATTCTGTATTTGACAGTAATTTTGAAATTAGCCTTTCTTTGTGCGGTGGTTTGGATAGCGAAAATGGTCCATCCAAAGAAGCATTTCACCAGAATTTACTTCATTATGAAGATATTTGCTCCGATCcaaaattatatgataatcCTAATTTGGTGgtgaaaatcaataataaatattataattggaCTACAGCTTGTCCAATTGTCATGACATATGCTGTCTTTCAAAGACATCTACCACAGAATgctattgaaaatatatatgcgcAATGCATGCCATTGCTAATACATGGagataaaaaacaacaaaGTACTGGAAAGGCTGAAGGTCGTACTGGTTACAGTTCATGGTTTTCATGGGGAAGATCTACTGCTCAACCTAAAAAATCGCAGGAAATAAGTCAAG ttgaTGGACCGCTAATTGGAGAACATTCTGAGCAAGTAATTGAGTGTAAAGAAGCAAATGCGATAGAAGAAATACCATCTGCAGAAAT TAACACTGATCTTAAGACTGATCAAATCTCAACGATTATTTCTGAAACTATGGAAACACGTGGATTAAGAAATACACCTACTGATAATTTGATCACAAAGACTGAGAAATCATGTGAGAGAGAAGGCGAAGGATATAGCGGTAGTGAAGATTCCGATAGCAATCAAAACGATATGCAAGGTGTTAAAATACCAATAGAAAGAAGATCGTATTATGAATCTACtgagaaatatcgaaaaactTTGAGACTGTCATCTGAACAGATC GCGAGTTTGAATTTAAAAGAGGGCCCTAATGAGGTAGTGTTCAGTGTTACGACGGCTTATCAAGGTACTACTCGTTGTAAATGTCATATCTATAGATGGAGATGGGATGATAAAATTGTTATCTCAGACATTGATGGCACTATTACAAAGTCTGACGTTCTTGGTCACATTTTACCAATAGTTGGCAAGGATTGGGCTCAGTCTGGGGTTGCTCAATTATTTACCAAGATTAAGAACAAtggttataaattattgtatctCTCAGCGAGAGCAATAGGTCAGGCTAAAGTCACAAGGGAATATCTAAAAAGTATTAGACAGGGAGATTTGTCTCTACCTGAGGGTCCTTTGCTTTTAAATCCAACCAGTTTAATTTCTGCATTCCATCGAGAagttattgaaaagaaaccggaagaatttaaaatatcttgTCTCAGCGATATTCAAGCACTATTTCCAGAAGGCTCTAAACCATTCTATGCTGGTTATGGTAACCGTATTAAT gatGTTTGGGCATATAGAGCTGTAGGCATTCCTATTATGAGAATTTTTACTATAAATCATAGAGGAGAACTGAAACACGAGTTGACGCAAACATTCCAATCCTC ATATTCAAACATGAGCGTCATAGTAGATCATCTCTTCCCAGCTTGGCGTGAGGAAGCTGCAGATGAATTCAGTAACTTTGCATATTGGAGAGAGCCAATTCTTGAATTACCTAAGCTTGAGGCCCATTTTATGCAAAGTCAGATGGTTTAA